From the genome of Glycine max cultivar Williams 82 chromosome 2, Glycine_max_v4.0, whole genome shotgun sequence, one region includes:
- the LOC100818541 gene encoding LRR receptor-like serine/threonine-protein kinase RGI1, translating to MLTSRQSLYISPSSPSPSPSSSLFFIILLQLTFLYGLAFSANHEASTLFTWLHSSSASSSPPPSFSNWNLLDPNPCNWTSITCSSLGLVTEITIQSIALELPIPSNLSSFHSLQKLVISDANLTGTIPSDIGHCSSLTVIDLSSNNLVGSIPPSIGKLQNLQNLSLNSNQLTGKIPVELSNCIGLKNVVLFDNQISGTIPPELGKLSQLESLRAGGNKDIVGKIPQEIGECSNLTVLGLADTRISGSLPASLGRLTRLQTLSIYTTMLSGEIPPELGNCSELVDLFLYENSLSGSIPSELGRLKKLEQLFLWQNGLVGAIPEEIGNCTTLRKIDFSLNSLSGTIPVSLGGLLELEEFMISDNNVSGSIPSSLSNAKNLQQLQVDTNQLSGLIPPELGQLSSLMVFFAWQNQLEGSIPSSLGNCSNLQALDLSRNALTGSIPVGLFQLQNLTKLLLIANDISGFIPNEIGSCSSLIRLRLGNNRITGSIPKTIRSLKSLNFLDLSGNRLSGPVPDEIGSCTELQMIDFSSNNLEGPLPNSLSSLSSVQVLDASSNKFSGPLPASLGRLVSLSKLILSNNLFSGPIPASLSLCSNLQLLDLSSNKLSGSIPAELGRIETLEIALNLSCNSLSGIIPAQMFALNKLSILDISHNQLEGDLQPLAELDNLVSLNVSYNKFSGCLPDNKLFRQLASKDFTENQGLSCFMKDSGKTGETLNGNDVRKSRRIKLAIGLLIALTVIMIAMGITAVIKARRTIRDDDSELGDSWPWQFIPFQKLNFSVEQVLRCLTERNIIGKGCSGVVYKAEMDNGEVIAVKKLWPTTIDEGEAFKEGKSGIRDSFSTEVKTLGSIRHKNIVRFLGCYWNRKTRLLIFDYMPNGSLSSLLHERTGNSLEWELRYRILLGAAEGLAYLHHDCVPPIVHRDIKANNILIGLEFEPYIADFGLAKLVDDGDFGRSSNTVAGSYGYIAPEYGYMMKITEKSDVYSYGIVLLEVLTGKQPIDPTIPDGLHVVDWVRQKKGLEVLDPSLLLSRPESEIEEMMQALGIALLCVNSSPDERPTMRDIAAMLKEIKHEREDYAKFDVLLKGSPANGACGNKSIGGVLPTSSSSVPVMQTLKTKNDNSSFSVSSLLHSSSSVMMGSK from the exons ATGCTCACCTCGAGGCAATCCTTGTACATCTCTccctcttctccttctccttctccttcttcttcattgTTTTTTATCATTCTCCTCCAACTTACATTTCTCTATGGCCTTGCCTTCTCTGCAAACCATGAAGCCTCAACACTCTTCACATGGCTCCATAGTTCTTCTgcatcatcatcaccaccacCTTCTTTCTCCAACTGGAACCTCCTTGATCCCAATCCATGCAACTGGACATCCATAACATGCTCCTCACTAGGCCTTGTCACAGAAATCACCATACAATCCATCGCTCTAGAGCTTCCTATACCCTCCAACCTCTCTTCATTTCACTCTCTCCAAAAGCTTGTCATTTCTGATGCCAATCTCACTGGAACCATCCCTTCAGACATTGGTCACTGCTCTTCCCTCACTGTCATTGACCTCAGCTCCAACAACCTTGTTGGCTCCATCCCTCCAAGCATTGGCAAGCTCCAAAACCTTCAGAACTTGTCCTTGAACTCCAACCAGCTCACTGGAAAAATCCCTGTGGAGTTAAGCAACTGCATTGGCCTAAAAAATGTAGTACTTTTTGATAACCAGATAAGTGGGACTATTCCACCCGAGTTGGGAAAGTTGTCACAACTTGAGTCTCTAAGAGCAGGAGGGAACAAAGATATTGTAGGGAAGATTCCTCAAGAGATTGGAGAATGCAGCAATTTGACTGTGTTGGGGTTGGCAGATACCAGAATATCAGGTTCTTTGCCTGCTTCTTTGGGGAGACTTACAAGGCTTCAGACACTGTCCATCTATACTACTATGCTGTCGGGTGAGATTCCACCTGAGTTAGGTAACTGTTCTGAACTTGTTGACTTGTTCTTATATGAAAATAGCCTATCGGGGTCTATTCCATCTGAGCTTGGTAGGCTCAAGAAGCTGGAACAGTTGTTTTTGTGGCAGAATGGTCTTGTTGGGGCTATTCCAGAAGAGATTGGTAACTGTACAACCTTGAGAAAAATTGATTTCTCTTTGAATTCTCTATCTGGGACTATTCCTGTGTCTTTGGGGGGTCTCTTGGAGCTTGAAGAGTTTATGATTAGTGATAACAATGTGTCTGGTTCAATCCCTTCTAGTCTTTCAAATGCTAAAAATCTTCAGCAGTTGCAAGTTGACACAAACCAGCTCTCAGGGTTGATTCCACCAGAGCTTGGGCAGTTGTCAAGCCTCATGGTGTTCTTTGCATGGCAGAACCAGCTTGAGGGAAGCATTCCCTCCTCTTTGGGAAACTGTAGTAACCTCCAAGCGCTAGACTTGTCGCGCAACGCGCTCACCGGTAGTATTCCAGTTGGCCTATTCCAGCTTCAAAACCTCACAAAACTGCTTCTGATTGCCAATGACATATCTGGTTTCATACCAAATGAAATAGGCAGTTGCAGCTCTCTGATCAGGTTGAGGCTTGGAAACAACAGGATTACTGGTAGCATTCCCAAGACAATAAGAAGCCTCAAGAGCTTAAACTTTTTAGACCTCTCTGGGAACCGCCTCTCTGGGCCAGTGCCTGATGAGATTGGAAGCTGCACTGAACTGCAAATGATAGACTTCAGCAGCAACAACTTAGAAGGTCCTTTGCCTAATTCTTTGTCTTCACTATCATCTGTTCAGGTATTGGATGCATCTTCCAACAAGTTTTCAGGTCCTCTACCAGCGAGTTTAGGCCGTCTTGTTTCTCTGAGTAAGCTAATCCTCAGCAATAACTTGTTTTCTGGTCCTATTCCTGCATCATTGAGCCTATGTTCAAATCTCCAACTGCTTGATCTTAGTAGCAACAAGCTCAGTGGAAGCATACCAGCCGAGCTCGGCCGCATTGAGACTCTTGAAATTGCTCTTAATCTTAGTTGCAATTCACTCAGTGGAATAATCCCAGCTCAGATGTTTGCTCTTAACAAGCTTTCCATATTGGACATCTCACACAATCAGTTGGAAGGAGATTTGCAACCTCTTGCAGAGTTAGACAACCTTGTCTCCCTCAATGTTTCTTACAACAAATTTTCTGGCTGTCTTCCAGATAACAAGCTTTTCAGGCAGTTGGCATCAAAAGACTTCACTGAAAATCAAGGGCTCTCGTGCTTTATGAAGGACTCTGGCAAGACTGGTGAGACATTGAATGGAAATGATGTAAGGAAGTCACGAAGGATTAAGCTAGCCATTGGATTGCTGATAGCCTTGACAGTAATAATGATTGCTATGGGGATAACTGCTGTGATCAAAGCAAGAAGAACCATTAGAGATGATGATTCAGAATTGGGTGACTCGTGGCCGTGGCAATTCATACCATTCCAGAAGCTAAACTTTTCAGTGGAACAAGTACTGAGATGTTTAACTGAAAGAAACATAATTGGGAAGGGGTGTTCTGGTGTTGTTTATAAAGCTGAAATGGATAATGGTGAAGTCATCGCTGTGAAGAAATTGTGGCCAACAACAATTGATGAAGGAGAGGCATTTAAGGAAGGAAAAAGTGGAATTCGTGACTCGTTTTCGACTGAGGTCAAGACCCTTGGCTCAATCCGTCATAAGAACATTGTCAGATTCTTGGGGTGCTATTGGAACAGGAAAACAAGACTGCTTATTTTCGATTACATGCCGAATGGAAGTTTGAGTAGTCTACTACATGAGAGGACTGGAAACTCTCTGGAATGGGAACTTAGGTACAGAATCTTGTTAGGTGCTGCTGAAGGCCTTGCATATCTACATCATGACTGTGTCCCTCCTATAGTTCACAGAGATATTAAAGCCAATAACATCCTCATTGGCCTTGAATTTGAGCCTTACATTGCTGACTTTGGCTTGGCTAAACTTGTCGATGATGGTGATTTCGGTCGTTCTTCAAATACAGTTGCTGGGTCCTATGGATATATTGCTCCAG aatATGGCTATATGATGAAGATCACTGAGAAGAGTGATGTTTATAGCTATGGCATAGTTCTATTAGAAGTCTTGACAGGTAAGCAACCAATTGATCCAACCATTCCAGATGGTCTACATGTTGTTGATTGGGTGAGACAGAAAAAGGGTCTTGAAGTGCTTGATCCTAGCCTACTACTCTCTAGACCAG